Proteins from one Staphylococcus saprophyticus subsp. saprophyticus ATCC 15305 = NCTC 7292 genomic window:
- a CDS encoding UDP-N-acetylmuramoyl-L-alanyl-D-glutamate--L-lysine ligase, which produces MDANVLFEKIRVKQVIGTLEKNITDITTDSRTAQHGSVFVASKGYTVDSHKFCQDVVNQGCQVIIVSHQQEITGDVTQVIVPDTLRVASLLANTLYNYPSKQLITYGVTGTNGKTSIATMIHHIYRKLGKGSAYLGTNGFQINEDKSKGANTTPETVSLTKKINEAVEKNAEAMTLEVSSHGLSLGRLRGVDFDVAIFSNLTQDHLDFHGTMEAYGHAKSLLFSQLGEDLSQEKFVVLNKDDAFSEYLASVTPFEVFTYGVTNDAQFTAHHINESLQGVQFTFKTPEGEFQVKSPYVGLFNVSNIMAAMIAVWSKGIALNDIVDAVENLEPVEGRLEVLDPSLPIDLIIDYAHTADGMDKLIDAVKPFAKQKLIFLCGMAGERDLTKTPEMGRVACRADYVIFTPDNPANDAPKTLTQELAKGATHDNYIEFEDRAEGIRHAINIAEPGDTVVLASKGREPYQIMPGHVKVPHRDDLIGLEAAYDKFGGGPLED; this is translated from the coding sequence TTGGATGCAAATGTGTTGTTTGAAAAAATAAGAGTGAAACAAGTTATCGGCACACTAGAAAAAAATATAACAGATATAACGACCGATTCTCGTACGGCACAACATGGCAGTGTGTTTGTTGCCTCAAAAGGTTATACAGTGGATAGTCATAAATTCTGCCAAGATGTCGTTAATCAAGGATGCCAAGTGATTATCGTTAGCCATCAGCAAGAAATAACAGGCGATGTAACTCAAGTTATCGTACCTGATACTTTGCGTGTGGCTAGTTTATTGGCAAATACATTGTACAATTACCCTAGTAAACAATTGATAACTTATGGTGTAACTGGAACAAATGGTAAAACGTCAATTGCAACAATGATACACCACATATATAGAAAGTTAGGTAAAGGAAGTGCTTATTTAGGTACGAACGGCTTTCAAATTAATGAGGATAAATCAAAAGGTGCTAATACGACGCCTGAAACAGTCTCACTGACTAAAAAAATAAATGAAGCAGTAGAAAAAAATGCAGAAGCTATGACTTTGGAAGTGTCAAGTCATGGATTATCATTAGGTAGATTACGAGGCGTTGATTTTGACGTAGCAATCTTTTCAAACTTAACACAAGATCATTTGGACTTTCATGGTACTATGGAAGCCTATGGACATGCCAAATCATTATTATTTAGTCAATTAGGAGAAGACTTATCACAAGAAAAGTTTGTAGTATTGAATAAGGATGACGCTTTTTCAGAATATCTTGCCTCTGTTACACCATTTGAAGTATTTACATATGGAGTGACAAATGACGCACAATTTACAGCACATCATATCAATGAATCATTACAAGGTGTGCAGTTTACCTTTAAAACCCCTGAAGGTGAGTTTCAAGTGAAATCACCTTACGTTGGTTTATTCAATGTCTCTAATATTATGGCAGCAATGATTGCTGTGTGGAGTAAAGGTATTGCGTTAAATGATATCGTTGATGCGGTAGAAAATCTAGAACCAGTTGAAGGACGATTGGAAGTACTTGATCCGTCATTACCTATAGATTTGATTATAGATTATGCACACACGGCTGATGGTATGGATAAACTGATAGATGCGGTTAAACCATTTGCTAAACAAAAATTGATATTCTTATGTGGTATGGCTGGAGAACGAGATTTAACGAAGACGCCAGAAATGGGCCGGGTCGCTTGTCGTGCAGACTATGTTATTTTTACACCTGATAATCCAGCTAATGATGCCCCTAAGACACTAACTCAAGAATTAGCAAAAGGTGCTACACATGATAATTATATTGAATTTGAAGACAGAGCTGAAGGTATTCGTCATGCAATCAATATAGCGGAACCAGGAGATACTGTCGTTTTAGCTTCTAAAGGGCGTGAGCCTTATCAAATTATGCCTGGACATGTCAAAGTGCCACATCGCGATGATTTAATTGGTCTTGAAGCGGCTTATGATAAATTCGGTGGTGGTCCACTTGAAGATTAA
- a CDS encoding diglucosyl diacylglycerol synthase: MVTQNKKILIITGSFGNGHLQVTQSVVNQFKEMNLDNLTVIEHDLFLEAHPILTSICKKWYINSFKYFRNMYKAFYYSQPDQLDKCFYKYYGLNKLMNLLLKEKPDLILLTFPTPVMSVLTEQFDMNIPIATVMTDYRMQKNWITPFSQRYYLATEELKDEFASIGIPKDKLKVTGIPISDKFETDIDKTAWLSQNHLDPDKPTILMSAGAFGVSKGFGQMIQEILNRSPHAQVVMICGKNKDLKRSLTSQFKDFNNVLILGYTKHMNEWMASSQLMITKPGGITISEALTRQIPMIFLDPAPGQELENAVYFEEKGYGRIANTPEAAIEQVAALTNAPTKLASMSESMDASRIPYSTYKLCKDLLNLLNHSSHYEEVYGKVPLYAKLFVK; encoded by the coding sequence ATGGTTACTCAAAATAAAAAAATACTGATAATTACTGGATCTTTTGGTAATGGGCATTTACAAGTTACTCAGAGTGTAGTGAACCAATTCAAAGAAATGAATCTAGACAATTTAACAGTTATCGAACACGATTTATTTTTAGAAGCACACCCTATCCTCACTTCTATTTGTAAAAAATGGTACATTAACAGCTTTAAATACTTTAGAAATATGTATAAAGCTTTTTATTATAGCCAACCAGATCAATTAGATAAATGTTTCTATAAATATTACGGATTAAATAAATTAATGAATTTACTTTTGAAAGAAAAGCCAGACCTTATCTTACTCACATTCCCTACACCAGTCATGTCTGTATTAACTGAGCAATTTGATATGAATATACCAATCGCTACTGTCATGACTGACTATCGTATGCAAAAGAATTGGATTACACCTTTCTCTCAACGATACTATCTTGCTACAGAGGAACTGAAAGATGAGTTTGCAAGTATTGGCATTCCTAAAGATAAATTGAAGGTTACAGGTATTCCTATATCTGATAAATTCGAAACAGACATTGATAAAACAGCATGGCTAAGTCAAAATCACTTAGACCCTGACAAACCGACAATTCTAATGTCTGCGGGTGCTTTTGGTGTTTCTAAAGGTTTTGGTCAAATGATTCAAGAAATTTTAAATCGCAGTCCGCATGCACAAGTTGTCATGATATGTGGTAAAAATAAAGATTTAAAACGTTCATTAACATCGCAATTTAAAGATTTTAACAACGTCTTGATTTTAGGTTATACCAAACATATGAATGAATGGATGGCTTCGAGTCAGTTGATGATTACTAAACCAGGTGGCATCACGATCTCAGAAGCATTAACGCGACAAATCCCTATGATTTTCTTAGATCCTGCGCCAGGTCAAGAACTTGAGAATGCAGTTTACTTTGAAGAAAAAGGCTATGGTCGTATTGCTAATACACCTGAAGCTGCTATTGAGCAAGTCGCTGCTCTAACGAATGCACCGACCAAATTAGCTTCGATGTCAGAATCTATGGACGCGTCAAGAATTCCATATTCAACTTATAAATTATGTAAAGATTTATTAAACTTACTTAATCATTCATCTCATTATGAAGAAGTATATGGAAAGGTTCCTTTATATGCAAAGCTCTTCGTTAAATAA
- the ltaA gene encoding lipoteichoic acid biosynthesis MFS flippase LtaA, whose amino-acid sequence MQSSSLNNYNSNKNFIIMLIILFLMEFARGMYILSYLALLPTATSIAVGITSIAISIHFIADATTNFVIGFLLKRLGTKLVLTLGFLLAFASLFLVIWFPTSPFVLIASAILLGIAVSPIWVIMLASVDENNRGKQMGYVYFSWLLGLLVGMVGMNVIFKFHPTQFAFLMSLVVLIAWILYYFVKVRLTNYNTRPVKQQLGQIVDVTKRHMILFPGILLQGASITALVPILPTYATKVVGVSTLEYTMAIVFGGIGCAISMLFLSKIIDKHGTLFMYWVIFGGFVLYTLMIFALSLITNITIVWVLAVFIGLMYGILLPAWNTFMASHIHSDEQEETWGVFNSVQGFGSMIGPLVGGLITEFTKSVNNTFYFSALVFLFLAIFYGIYFVKVNNKTKTS is encoded by the coding sequence ATGCAAAGCTCTTCGTTAAATAATTACAACTCAAATAAAAATTTCATAATCATGCTCATCATCTTATTCTTGATGGAATTCGCTCGCGGTATGTACATACTCAGTTATTTAGCGCTACTTCCAACAGCAACATCTATCGCGGTAGGTATTACATCTATCGCTATTTCTATACATTTTATTGCTGATGCAACTACCAATTTTGTGATTGGCTTTTTACTTAAGCGTTTAGGTACTAAATTAGTGCTAACACTAGGTTTCTTACTTGCCTTTGCAAGTTTATTTTTAGTCATTTGGTTCCCTACATCGCCCTTTGTTTTAATAGCCAGTGCCATTTTACTTGGTATCGCTGTGAGTCCAATTTGGGTGATTATGTTAGCAAGTGTAGATGAGAATAATCGTGGTAAGCAAATGGGATATGTATATTTCTCTTGGCTGTTAGGCCTGCTAGTCGGTATGGTTGGTATGAATGTCATTTTTAAATTCCATCCAACTCAATTTGCATTTTTAATGTCACTCGTTGTATTAATCGCTTGGATATTATACTACTTCGTGAAAGTAAGATTGACGAATTACAATACACGCCCAGTCAAACAACAATTAGGGCAAATAGTCGATGTGACTAAACGTCACATGATATTATTCCCTGGTATATTATTACAAGGTGCTTCAATCACTGCATTGGTACCCATATTACCTACATACGCTACTAAAGTTGTTGGTGTCTCCACATTAGAATATACTATGGCAATTGTGTTCGGCGGGATCGGTTGTGCTATTTCAATGCTCTTCTTATCTAAAATAATAGATAAACATGGCACCTTATTTATGTACTGGGTTATTTTTGGTGGCTTTGTCTTATACACGCTGATGATATTTGCACTTTCACTTATTACAAATATTACAATCGTTTGGGTGCTAGCAGTATTTATAGGTCTTATGTACGGTATTTTACTGCCAGCGTGGAATACGTTTATGGCAAGTCATATCCATTCAGATGAACAAGAAGAAACTTGGGGGGTATTCAATAGTGTACAAGGTTTCGGTTCAATGATCGGTCCCCTTGTAGGTGGACTCATTACTGAATTCACCAAATCAGTTAACAATACTTTTTATTTCTCAGCACTTGTATTCTTATTCTTAGCCATCTTTTATGGTATTTATTTTGTAAAAGTGAACAATAAAACTAAAACTTCTTAA
- a CDS encoding YjcG family protein, translating to MILGLALIPSKAFQDEVNAYRKRYDAHYATIMPHITIKGQFKINDGDLESVKETIKSKIEGIPTIDIHATKASNFAPITNVIYFKVEKTETLERLFNQFNNGDFYGVADHTFVPHFTIAQGLTSQEFEDIYGQLKLAGIDYKETIEQLSLVYYDEKEEKWKVLENYNLA from the coding sequence ATGATTTTAGGATTAGCATTAATTCCGTCAAAAGCATTTCAAGATGAAGTGAACGCATATCGTAAGCGTTATGATGCACATTATGCGACAATTATGCCGCACATTACGATTAAGGGGCAATTTAAAATAAACGATGGTGATTTAGAATCTGTTAAAGAGACAATTAAATCTAAAATCGAAGGCATTCCAACGATTGATATACATGCGACAAAAGCATCAAATTTTGCGCCAATCACTAATGTTATTTATTTTAAAGTTGAAAAAACTGAAACTTTAGAAAGACTATTTAATCAATTTAACAATGGTGATTTTTATGGTGTAGCAGATCATACATTCGTGCCTCACTTTACTATTGCTCAAGGCTTGACTAGTCAAGAATTTGAAGATATTTATGGTCAATTAAAGTTAGCGGGAATTGATTACAAAGAAACAATTGAGCAACTTTCTCTAGTTTATTATGATGAAAAAGAAGAAAAATGGAAAGTACTTGAGAACTATAACTTAGCTTAA
- a CDS encoding esterase family protein, with translation MYDFKPGCITKINFPSKILDRDVTLSIYLPKDFTELFKYKIIFCFDGADFFSFGRIHRTYEQLREANEVERAIFVGFHYEDVDKRRAEFHPQGARTHLTVKAMANEILPYIDQTFPTFKVGNARILLGDSLAGSAALITALSYPRIFSQVGLLSPQHDEAIEMLIERCQFKEQLSIWHAVGLEEEDFKLPTTGKSADFLTPNRKLNQVIEKNDFTYHYLEFEGGHMWKSWKPLLGDLLKYFLSDNISF, from the coding sequence ATGTATGATTTTAAACCAGGATGTATCACTAAAATTAATTTTCCTAGTAAAATATTAGATAGAGATGTCACACTATCTATTTATTTACCAAAAGATTTTACCGAATTATTTAAATATAAAATCATATTTTGTTTTGATGGTGCTGATTTTTTCAGTTTTGGTAGAATTCATCGAACTTATGAGCAGTTACGAGAGGCCAATGAGGTAGAAAGAGCTATATTTGTTGGATTTCACTATGAAGATGTTGATAAACGGCGCGCAGAATTTCATCCACAGGGTGCACGTACACATTTAACTGTAAAAGCAATGGCCAATGAAATATTGCCATATATTGATCAAACATTTCCTACATTTAAAGTAGGTAACGCACGCATTTTATTAGGTGATAGTTTAGCGGGTAGTGCTGCGTTAATTACGGCGTTATCTTATCCGCGTATCTTCAGTCAAGTTGGTTTATTAAGTCCACAACATGATGAAGCGATTGAAATGTTAATTGAACGTTGTCAGTTTAAAGAACAATTATCCATTTGGCATGCTGTAGGATTAGAGGAAGAAGACTTTAAATTGCCAACAACAGGCAAATCTGCAGACTTTTTAACACCTAATCGAAAATTAAATCAAGTCATTGAAAAAAATGATTTCACATACCATTATTTAGAATTTGAAGGTGGCCATATGTGGAAGTCATGGAAACCATTATTAGGAGATCTGTTAAAATATTTTTTATCAGATAATATTTCTTTTTAA